The DNA sequence TTATAGTGATCTGTTTTTTGAATGAAATGTCTTCCGTTCTTTTATGCGAGCAAGTTTCCACCGTTGGACATCAGTTTCTTCCTGGCATCAATGAAGGGATACATGCACTTGTCCGACCCCATGAAACGATACGTAACCACGTTGGATTCCCATGGCAACAACCTGGAAGAGAACAGTTGCTTTGAGCATCATTCTGTGACTAAAAGCAGGTTGCTGGACGTACGCTCTGCAGAGGAATGGCAGATATGTGAGGCGCGGGATGCACACGAGTGGCTGGTCGATCAGGATGGCGTTCATGGCTTGTTCCACGCAGTACTGCGGCTCTAGAGGGGGTAGGATGAGCTCCACTTCCTCCCTGGTACACCAAGTCATTTGTTAACTTCAAAACCATTCCTGTCGGGCTACGTTGTGGTCATCTATTCCCACATATTTCTAGTTCTTTGGCCGACATACCTTATCTTGCAGCCTTCAAACATGCCCGTGTCCACGATGTAAGGACACACCAGCGTCGTCTTAACGCCCTCCAACTCTTCAGCCAGCAGCTCGTGAGCCAGAGACTCGTGAAAACCCACCGCAGCAAACTTACTGGCACAGTAGTCCTGGCTCACAAACACAACACACATTAATGAACAATAATGGTCATTCTTACACATTGTTAACTTTTGCAGTGCTGCATCACCTCCACACAAGCTGTGCTGAAGAGGCCAAGCACGCTGGCGATGGTCACAACGTGGCCGTGATTCTGGGCCTTCATCTGCGGCAGGAAGGCCTTCACTGTCtggtatacaaacacacacacacacacacacactcgtactTAGGCCACCTTTGGGGTCATGTGACAAAACACCACTTTTTGAGTGTTTGTTATGCAACCAGGAAAAATGTGTATTATGTTGTAACATAAATGTCCACTTTTTTCCACCAGTGTGCAAAATTTCCCACACATTGGAGATTGGAACTTGGGTACACACTCACAAaatctaaaaacagtcacttttaggGACTTGGGCGACCGTTAAAGCATGAAGAATAtcgagggtcaaatgggacaaaaaagaaatacataaatctttaaataattaccaAAATGCGTCAAATTAGGACATAAATAAATGTTATGTCATGAATTAATTCAAACagtattttttaatttcattaattATTTCACAATGATTTAAtccatttattaaattgtttcatgttttaacttttttttttagatgtaataATTACTAATTATTTCACACTTTAAGTAAATTAGTAAATTATTGATTTCATCCATGGTGTACCacaccttccgcctgaatgcagctgagataggctccaggacaaCCTCGTGACCCCAATAGGGATatgcggttgaaaatggatggattattgtaTGATACAATCAATTACTTTAACATGAATTTGTTGTGTCAAAGTCCGCCATCAAAGTTAGTGGGCAGGGCTAGCAGGAGTATAATCCAGTCATTGCTTTTGAACTTTGAAAACATGGTGATTAAGGTGAATATACTTTTATACTTCTTGGGGAGTTGCTGGTTGATATTTTAGATCTGTGTAGTATGTAGAAGAAAGACCTGCTGACTCAGAGCATGTAGAATTTAGAGTAATTTATTACAGTTGTCGGCATTATATACCCAGTTTTAGACCAAGATATCCACAAGTACTCCTGCTCTTCTCTGGAGAAAGTTCCACAGACAAGTGGAAGTGCTGAGTAACCAATTAGTTGTTaggacccgcccactgacttAGACGGCTGAGTTTGACAGATATTTAAATtgaataaatcatgaaataatttaaACATGACATGATTAATTAAATAGTTAAATATAATTTTACAATCAATTCATTAACAACAGCTATTTATCTAATACTAATTtgaaataatgacacatttaattcaatatttaaaaatgtatttatttaattctgtcccatttgaccctccacaGTAGAATATGATTCTGATTTTATTCCGATTGGAAAGCTGAAACAAAGGTGTATACAGAAAAATGTCTATGATTTTCACtaagcatgcacgcacacacacacacacacacacacacacacacgtaagtcGTATTTGACAGTTACTTAACCGATGTTGCTGGACGTGAAGGAAGCTTTTGTCTTAGTGGGATTGAAAGCGACGCGGTGAAGGGGATAAAAGTAGCATTTTTTTGCAACAATAATACTTTGTGTCAGCAGCAGacaatgaaaatgtatttagtCACGCATGTGCCTTGGAAAACATTCAATATAGGCGACATTTGAAAGGAAAAGTAGTATTAGAAGTATGCAGTAAGCATCACCTTGTCAACAATAGATTACCGACTGTAGTTTTTATGGTTGGACCAGCCTGGACCCCTGTCATTTTGTGTTAGCTGTAACATTACTTTTAAATTATAGTTACTTTTCTATTTTGTTTATCAGTTTTAACCAACATACTGAACAGTACTGTAAAAAATAAGTattgttgtgttatgttgttaTTTTAGTGCTACAATTACACAATGATAGTAAAAGTCAAACAATGTATTTCTTAAAATATTTATCACAAATATCCATTCAATATATCATGTAAATGTAACACAACATTTACGTTTTTATTTATATCGATTAATTTAAATGTTATTGTACATTAAAATTCAAATATTTAAAGatatgtctatttattttagagttgaataaaacatgtttttgcaaATTATCACTATTGGTAATAtatcctcgggatctttctgtgtggagtttgcatgttctccccgtgactgcgtgggttccctccgggtactccggcttcctcccacctccaaagacatgcacctggggataggttgattggaaacactaaaattggccctagtgtgtggatgtgagtgtgaatgttgtctgtctatctgtgttggccctgcgatgaggtggcgacttgtccagggtgtaccccgccttccgcccgattgtagctgagataggctccccgccaccccaaaagggaataagctgtagaaaatggatggatggtaatatATCCTGTATATGTACTTATCaactatacagtatattattatttacacaaaaagaagcctcgacggcgtggcgcagtggaagaatggccgtgcgcgacccgagggtccctggttcaatccccacctagtaccaacctcgtcatgtccgttgtgtcctgagcaagacacttcacccttgcatggcagctccctccatcagtgtgtgaatgtgtgtgtgaatgggtaaatgtggaagtagtgtcaaagcgctttgagtaccttgaaggtagaaaagcgctatacaagtacaacccatttatcatttattatttcaaatactacatgtttaaaatgtaatatacagGGTGTCCCCAAAAAATTTACATAATTTCTGTTATATTTAAATTTGAATTTATGATAGAAATACGATGAATGAATTATAACTTTTACATGGACTGCATATTGAGTAACATTTGCGATGCATATTTTGAATAACTACATATTTGTACAGTTTTTCTCAAAGAATTTATGTGGCATTAAAAGAGTACCGTACTATATATGTTATTTTGCAACAGGATTGAAGTGAGAAGACCAACCCAGAAAAGCGCGTGACAGTTGACTCTCAAAGTCCTCTCGATGAGCTCATCAGGACAGTCCAACACGTTACGTCCAGCCACCACTCCAGCGTTGTTGATCAGCACGGTGACGTCTCGACCCAGCTCCTTCCTTAGCAGGTCGGCATGACGATACACGTCCTCGCTCTTGGTCACATCAACCGTGTAGGCGTGCACGTCGCCGCCCATACCGCGCACCAGCTCGGCCGTTCGCTCGTTGGACGTGGCGTCAATGTCCCAGAGCACCACCTCGGCACCTCGCTTACTAAACTCCTGGGCGAAGAGGCGACCGAGGCCGCCTCCCGATCCGGTGATCAGCACCAGCTCGCCTTCGATAGACTTGATGCGCGGGCGGAGGACGGCCCGCAGGCTGTTGCGCAGAATGAAGTAGATGACGTCAAGCAGCATCATCTGGAGGTCCATGAAGAAGATCATAATGGCTGCTAAATGGTGAGGAGATCACACGTTTGTTAGGCTCGCTGCCTCCTTCGCCGCTTTTTAAACTCTCTCGCAGATTAGAGGAAATACTTTGAGCTGCGCTAAGCTGCCAGTTGGAACACAAACACTCTTTATGTGCACCTGAAAAATATACACAATCTTCAACTTAAATGTGCTTTGGAGTAGTCTGTGCACAGCTTGTGTAGGTGAACAAGCATTATTGTAAACACAAGACAATtgtcaagcgtggtggtggtagtagcgtcatggtgtgcatgagtgctgcctgcACTGGGTAGCTGTGGTTCATTGATGAATTCCAACATTAGGAGTCCAAACACACCTTCAACAGAAAGTGTCTTACTGAGGAAAAGGAAGTTGAAGGTGCCCACTATACATGAATAATGACGAGataatattcaatcaatcaatcaatcaatcaatctttatttatatagccctaaatcacaagtgtctcaaagggctgcacaagccacaacgacatcctctgtacaaagcccacataagggcaaggaaaaactcaccccagtgggacgtcgatgtgaatgactatgagaaaccttggagaggaccgcatatgtgggtaaccccccccctctaggggagaccgaaagcaatggatgtcgagtgggtctgacataatattgtgagagtccagtccatagtggatccaacataatagtaagagtccagtccatagtggggccagcaggacaccatcccgagcggagacgggtcagcagcgtagagatgttcccagccgatgcacaggcgagcggtccaccccgggtcccgactctggacagccagcacttcatccatggccaccggacctgtgccccccgcccccccccctcaaggaaaaggggagcagaggagaaaagaaaagaaacggcagatcaactggtctaacaggggggctatttaaaggctagagtatacaaatgagttttaagatgggacttaaatgcttctactgaggtagcatctctaattgttaccgggagggcattccatagtactggagcccgaatagaaaacgctctatagcccgcagactttttttgggctctgggaatcactaataagccggagttctttgaacgcagatttcttgccgggacatatggtacaatgcaatcgacaagataggacggagctagaccgtgtagtattttatacgtaagtagtaaaaccttaaagtcacatcttaagtgcacaggaagccagtgcaggtgagccagtataggcgtaatatgatcaaactttcttgttcttgtcaaaagtctagcagccgcattttgtaccaactgtaattttt is a window from the Nerophis lumbriciformis linkage group LG28, RoL_Nlum_v2.1, whole genome shotgun sequence genome containing:
- the rdh20 gene encoding retinol dehydrogenase 10-A, whose protein sequence is MIFFMDLQMMLLDVIYFILRNSLRAVLRPRIKSIEGELVLITGSGGGLGRLFAQEFSKRGAEVVLWDIDATSNERTAELVRGMGGDVHAYTVDVTKSEDVYRHADLLRKELGRDVTVLINNAGVVAGRNVLDCPDELIERTLRVNCHALFWTVKAFLPQMKAQNHGHVVTIASVLGLFSTACVEDYCASKFAAVGFHESLAHELLAEELEGVKTTLVCPYIVDTGMFEGCKIREEVELILPPLEPQYCVEQAMNAILIDQPLVCIPRLTYLPFLCRALLPWESNVVTYRFMGSDKCMYPFIDARKKLMSNGGNLLA